From Platichthys flesus chromosome 19, fPlaFle2.1, whole genome shotgun sequence:
CTGACTGGGTTTTAAACCAGGGTTTATAATCTGTATGTACACGTTCAGGGATGTGAATCTTCGTAAAAGTGAAGTCTTAAGCAAACGCTGTCGTATttgctgattattattatcacttaCAGCAGTTACTGCCTGGAGAGATCATTTTATACATCATACAGTCCTGTTATTACTAATGtataaaagaagagagagacaacaaaagacgaacctggattgatctgtccaaaaatccaagagtctccctaccctgtctagtgcccctgagcaaggcaccttacttccccaacacctgagcgccgtacatggtcgctcactgctctgtgtgtcctgcacacagatgggttaaatgcagaggttgaatttgcctgccattgcatgggtgtgttgtgcatgtctgtgcatgtgtttggtatgaataaacatatcttaaaaaaacaaatactatATATAGTTATATCCATACgttgaatgtatttatttgactcTATAAGTTTCACAGAGTCCCTGAGAAGTTTGTACAACATCCACATGTAGTTATTTTTTAGATTAACAATATAGTTTCTTGTATTTATTAGTGTTTATTACTAAAATACAGAAGGCACTACGTAATGCCAATATTGCGTCAGGGCTCTGCGCAGCGATAGGCCAATCAGGGCGTCCCAATTTGGGCGGAATATTTGAACGTAGCAAAGTGCAGCTCGCTGATTGGCTGATGAAGCGGTCAGTCAGTGGGGGAGCGTCTCTCACGGAAGATCGATTCTACCTCAACTCCTGCGGAATCTGTGGATTTATCGATGatttaatatcaataataaagaTGAATATGTTCCGGACTTTGTTCAAACTCAAGTGAAACGTTTAGAACAAACGTTTAATCGACATGTAACACTCGGGAGGAGGGGACTGCTATTCTGGATAcctcgtctctgattggctgcagccgCGTGACGCAAGGACTGTGGGCGTGAGCGTTGAGGACATCAACAaaggggagaaagagacagaacagagaaagacgaggagggagagaaggaaggaaggatagAAGGCAGGAGTCCACATAAACAGAAACAggagaacaaacagaaacaagagaagcagcagaaactCGAGAGATGCGGATTTGAGCTCATCAGCAGGTAAAGACATTTCACTTCCACTGAGATTCACTGAGAGAAGCTGAGACtctgacagaagaagagaatgAAGAGTGAATCTGATCCACCGACCAAAGGACGTTTATTCATCTTTCATCTTCACGAACAGAagattattataaaaacatataaagaaCATGTCTCTGGATGTCTTCTGTCAACTCGCTTGAATCGCTCCCTCTCGACAGATCGGACCCGAGCAGTGTTTCCTGGTCTCTGTCTCATTAAGAGAAGAATCCACTCAGCGAACCTGAACcttcctgtgttgttgttgttttcctgagGTTAAAAGTGTCAAATCAGCTGTTTTCTATCCTCTTAAAGAAGAAATGTCTCCGAACTGACAGATGTTGTTCGGTTGTTGTTCTGCCTCGGATCCTCTCGACCCTTTTAAAAAACCTCGGCTCTGTTTGCGACGAGAAACCGAAACAACAACCATCTTTTATTCGGTTTATTCGCGTCATCAAACCTCATCATTaacacaacatggatgtttGACAGCGTTAATGATCTCGAGCGGTTTAGATTCATAAAGCTGGTACAGAACACAGCCCCTCCCCCGCTCCTCCGACCGGAGGATCTAATGTTAGCTCTCAgcggctaacgttagcttctCTCCGTTAGCACCAGAGGAGAAGGCTAAAGATGGAGGCTTCGGTCGAGCGGAGGATTTTGTGTTCGCTGCGGGTTGATTATCAACCGACGGAACCGTGGACAAGCGGTTGTTTTTCTCGGTTCGAGGGCAGAAGGCGTCGACCGGAGGAAATCTGACACCGGAGCCCAgctggaggggtgggggtggggggggggggctgagctcCGAGCCCTGGAACAGAAATACAAGAATAACACAAATCACACCAACAGAGAAATGagccttttaaaaacaacacgtCATCAACATGTCAaaggttttatttcagtttccaaccagaagagagaaaaagtcaaatcCTCTCCCGTTAAATGATccaaatatgtaaataaataatcatgaactacaaatgtgtaaatgaataaataacgATTATGCATTAAAGATAAATCAGGTATAGAAAGTATTAGACATATTGACGTGTGGAAAAGaataattgtaaatgtttactttggtgtaacatttattttgttaaatattaaaaatgttgcACGTGGAATttctgttatgttttatttgacctttcTACTGATGTAAATTACACTTGAGAGTGAATCTGTATATGTCCCTGTTTCCTGCAGTGTGAAAAGTGgacatcacctcctcctgtgCCAACTGAGACATGGACGCCTATAAGCTGATGAAGGAGCTGCGGGTGAATTACGAGCAGGAGGTTTTTTATCTGCCCAAAGAAACGGGACTGGTCCTCATCGAGTCCTCCACACGGGTGAGCTCACTGGACTAACGGATGATCCACAGCATCAATGAAGTCAGGAAGTCATTAGTGTTTTCACGGATGAAGCAGGTTCATCATCAACACGTCTTTGTTTCCCAGGATGACAGTCGGATCTCGGCCAAGTGCAGAGACGTCCAAGTGGAGGACCTGTGGAGTCTCACCAGCTTCTTCGGTTACAGCACGCAGACCTTCGTCCTGGCTGTGAACCTGCTGGACAGATTCCTGGCCATGATGAGGGTGAGAGATTCGAACACATGATAGGAGCAGACACGGGACACCGGAGCACTCCACGCATTCTGTCTGCCTGTGCAGTTTGTAAATACCTGAAGCCTCAGTTATCATCTGTAGATGAAGTAATGTGTCTACTTTGTTTTGGGAAAAATATTCAGCTTTAAATTATACTTGCACTCAGGAGTCCAGAACAAGATGTTCCTCACTGGTACAGTGGGTTCCATCTTCCTCTGATTCACAGCTCCAGTGAAGCGTGCACTGCTTTGTATCCAACCTCGTGAAGTGATCTTTAATAAACTTGGATCAGCTCACAGGTTTTAAGCCATTTTCAAACtgactaaccccccccccccccgtccctcagATCCAGCCTAAGCACCTGTCCTGCGTGAGCCTCAGCTGCCTCCACATGGCGGCCAAGGTGACGGAGGAGGAGTGCGACGTGACGTCCAGCGACGAGCTCATCCGCATCGGCCAGGCCAGGTTCACGGCCTCCGACCTCTGCCGCATGGAGAAGATCGTCTCCGAGAAGCTCGACTTCAAGTCCAAGCCCATCACTGCCTTAACCTTCCTGCAGCTGTACCATCAGATCGCACTGTCACACTCCATGGACAGGTGAGGGCAcagtgaacaggaagtgacactgaATCAGCTGATTGTTTACAGAACCGACTTCCGGCTTTAAATAAACTCATTTCTATTCAAATCGACCTGCTGAGATACTTCACTGATCAGTCCACATTTCGTccatttcatttattctttcagcttcaaactgtatttttttgtgtataaGTTCTGTGTCACTTCACCGTCAACACAAGTTACCAGAGGTCATGTTTTCCTCTGATTTGATTGGCAGAGCCTCCCCACCCCCGTGTTTCTCAGTGGTTCGACTCAGTGTAGCACAGTTTACTTTCAGCTGACTCCATGTCTGACTGAAGTGCACTGATAAGATTTGTTGTCACCTGCTGCCGGCCCTAGAATCTCACACTTACATAACCCTCtcatattgtttttaatatgcACGACCACGTCAAGTTTCAGTTTAACTGCTTTTATCTTAAAAGGTGTTGTTTATGAGACGATGAGTCGATTCTGTTTGTGTGACGGACCTGGAACATGCCTCAacctgactctgtgtgtgaacaGGAAGGAGACCCTGAGCCTGGAGAAGCTGGAGGCTCAGCTCAAAGCCTGTCTGTGCCGAATCTCCTTCTCCAAAGCAAAGGTAGGAATTCAGAGGTCCGACTGGATTACAGCAGCTCAGTCGTCTAATGAGTTTCTCCAAAACATTGCTGCTTGTTTGAAATTAACGATTTTTCTTTCTATCCTTTTTTCCACACAGCCGTCCGTCTTAGCCCTGTCGCTGCTGAGGCAGCAGATCGTAGCTGTTCAGTCGGAGGACATGTTGGAGATCGCCTCTCATATCCAGAGACACTTGAAGGTACATGACACACTGTGACGCACTGGGGAGGGAACGTCACACCTGTGGACTCACACTCTCATGGAAAACTAAAACCACACAGCAGCTCGGAGAAATTCCCTAATAGAGGAAGTAAAAGCCCTGAGGTCTAATTCCCTAGAATGTGACCAGTTTCATTTAAGTCCAATTCAAACTGTTGGTATACATTCACGATTCCTCAGATCAGCTGTGAACAGGAAGTCAGCGGGGGGGCGACTGTGGTTATATAATCTGGTGTCTTGTGACTCAACTCAACGCAGTAATGTTTCCCCATGAAATCATCACTTTACACACTGATCACATTCCTGCTCTCACCTTccacattttatttcctgtgtttaacccaaaaaacaaatgagcagtgttttcattctggactttttttgtgattattaatatttcaggTGTAGCCGCCATAACGATATTCAGGTCACCAGGATGTTTCTTTATAAACAGGATGCTTATTTTGAGTTGTTCAATTTGGACAAAAACTCATCTAAAGGTCTGAAATTATGTGGAAACATGTTTTCTAGTCTTCAAGCAGAATGAGCTGAGTGTTtccttatttatattttaagcaCCACATGAAAACCAATGATCTTATAACATTTGAGCAATgaaatacacccccccccccctccctctgaggTTGGTTCCTCTTCCTGACCTGGAAGCAGACCCCAGGTCTCTGTTTACCGTCTGTGCTACGTGTTCAGTAATTGGGGGATTTAAAGGTCCTGACCTCAGTTCACGTTCGAGGGGACAAGCGTCTGAACGGTGTCGTCTGGTTTCAGATTGCGGACGGCGAGCTGCGGCTGTGGAGCGAGCGCGTGGCTCAGTGTCTGTCGGACTACGCCTCGCCCGAGTGCAGCAAGCCCAAccacaggaagctgcagtgGATCGTGTCGCGGCGGACCGCCCAGAACCTGCACTGCTCCCGCAGCGTCCCCGAGCTGCCCACCATCCCCGAGGGGGGCTGGGGCGAGAGCGAGAGGTGAGCGCTTCAAACGCACCCGTAATAAAACAGGGTTCACCAAGTCTGACATGAGATGATCTGAACTTTAGGCCTCAATAATCAGAAATGGTTTCATATACGTTCAGCACTTCATCATGTCAACTTTCAATGCCACTTCAGTTTCCATTTCAAATTTGCTTTGAAACGTGAAACCAGATAATCGTCCTTCTCCTAAAAATCTGAACAAATGGAACTTGTTGAAACCTCGATAATGAAGAAAGTCACCGACATGTTTCACATCAGATTTCGTGAGTTACAGAGAAACGGATCCTCGGGTTCATATCGAATCATTCAGTTTAAATAATCTAAACAAACTGGTTCTGTATTTCAAACCTGAACAGTCATTCAGTGAAGCACTGGTTTGACGGCTCAGACCAGGAAGCACTGACCACAACACTGACATCAGAGGGTTCGAATTCAAAagaaaactgacacacacacacacacactgaatgtcTCTTTagcaacacaacactgatgaaCACAGTTGAAAACTCTTCTCAGTTTCCCAGTTCAACAGAAACTGGTTCAGAtcaaaatgtgtaatttacttaaatatatattttaatacttttcttCTAAAGACTGAAGACACAGATTAAATTAGTtttccaggtgtgtgtgtttgtgtagtaaCACTCCCCTGAAGCAACCAGTTGTGCAGCAACACACAGGCTTCTGTTGTGTTGTAacagctgtgacacacacaggttttctgttgtgttgtaaCAGCTGTGGCACACACACCCAGTCACATACCTCCCAGCTCTGTATTATGAGTTGTGCGAGTCTCTCGTCAcgtcctctgacacacacacatttccatgacGTCCAGGCTCTTATGTAACACTGAGCTTCAGGAGAAGTTCTCCCTCGAGTCAGTCAAAGCAAACATGGAGACTCCTCCCAGTCAACCCAGTGAGAACTCCATGTTCAACCTGGAGTCTGAATGAGGTCACGCACCACACCTGAGATGTTTACAGACTCACAACACCTGAGTCCCACCCATCATGAGTCAGACCTGAGATCAGCTGGTGAGCGTCTGACTCTACACCCGTCAGCTCCTCCCCTGTAGGATGTTGGTGCTCAGAGGCTCCAGGGATCTGCCCTCATGCAGCCGGCCCCTCTCTGGGTTCAGTAACGAGTGTTCAGCTGAGGTTCTGTTTGAACAgcgtctctttgtgtctttgtgtctctgcagcgaGGACTCGTGTGAGGACGTGATGAGTTCAGGTGAGGAGTCGCTCAGCAGCTCCCTGGGCAGCGACGCCGAGGGGCCGTACTTCCCTCTGCACTACCGCCAACAGAAAGACCGTGGACACCTCCTCGCCTGAGccgcccccccccgcctcctcagACCTCCTTTAATTTATTGCTAAATAAGCTGTGTTGCTGAGGAGACTCGTGTAGCCGAGTGCTCTGGATTCCTCTGGTAGACTTGGTAGACTTTAGTTAGTGAAAGTGTTGGTGCATGTTGAGACGTCACATTCCAGGATGAGAGAGTTGAGGATGAACGAGTGAAGCAGATAAACGCCGGCGGCTCGGTTCAAGGTGCTGAGCTCACGAGGCCCGGACCCGAGCACACACAGGTCTCCTTGTTGGGGGAAATGATTTTGCCAaaacatgtgttgtttatttcctAGAATGTTTCTGACTGTTATTAATCGAAGACTGTTTTGATTAAGGGTAAAGAGAAGTTTGTTCAGAGCAGTCGCGAGGTTTCGTTTCACCCTCGTCAACATCACGATATCATTTGTGCGGCTTGTTGGAACGAAACTGGAGCGTTTGATTTCTCTGATCGTCTGTCACAAGTTTGATTggcacagtttttctttttaaatctcatTTCAAGCGTTAAATGGTAAAactggagtttgtgtttgaagaGAAACTGAAGAGTGAGCGATGCTATGCTTCAGAATCGGAGCCTTGTGGTCACCACAGGGTgttcagactgtgtgtgtgtgtttgttgacgtgtgtgtgtgtgatatatttAAAGTTAGAATGTAGCTAAAATAAATGGTCTTTGATTCTTTTCTGAAAGAATGTTGAATGAAAAGATGGCGACCACGTGTccaaaaattcaaaaaaatgtaaaaaaaatgttaatacaaaaacatgtaaaactgtaaatgatgtacaaaaaaaaatgttaatagtTGTGTAGATATTGagttatttattcttttttgtcACCTGTACTGAAAAACGAAAATCTTAtaaaaatcttattttttatcttttttgtcACGTCCATTTTCTTCCATCAAAAAGCATCAAAATGATGGATTTCATGTTATAGAAGTAGGTTCTCAGTTCTCACATGATCCTGTCGACGCTCAATGAGAACCAGAGTCCTGGAGATAATTGTCTTGGTTTTTATTGAGAAATTCAGTTCTTGTTTGTGcagaaaagtaaaagtataaatgttttataaaaataatttggcCACGAGATGACCTTTCATTTCCAGTCCAACAGTTTCCCCTAAACAGAGtgaaacaaacaagatggaggATCTAGAAATTCCTAAACTACAAACAACAGATTCCATTTACCTCGAGACACCAAACTGGTCTGACACCAACCAGCAGCTCTGACCTCAGTTAAACCAGCAAATCAGTCACATGATGGTTTCAAGCAGATAATGTTGTGTAGAGTTTTCTAATAATTTTAAATACATACAGTTTAATgagtatttcaatataataaCAGAAccagagctgaagctggagcgaAAGAAATCTGTCCAAGCAACAAAATACCAGAGCACAAGCAGGAGCAGTTTCAGGGTTGTGAGTCAGAGAATTAAGAAATgatgtgaaatcaataagttcTGCTCTGGAATCGAGGAAATAAATGATGTCTCACACACTTATACAtgcgtacaaacacacaatcacctAAGCAAACAAAGAGGATGagcacaaatcaaatcaaataaattccACTCACTCCTCAAACTCAGCCTCGTTCAGCCTCAGGTCTTCTTCAGGGATCCAGAGTTAATCCAGAATAAAAACCAGTGTAGATCCAAAACAAAGCCGAAGCCCCCAGAAACcgtctttttcatttcaaaaggaaaatccaAATCCATCAGAATCCCATTcgtgacttcttcttcttctgagacGCCTGCGATGACTGGGACAGCCCCGGTCGAGCCTGGGAGCTCTGGGACAGCGACTGGGAGAAACCCGACCAGTGAAAGTCCTCCCTGGACGGATCCGCCCGCGGCGTCCTCCGAGGGGACGGCAGGCCGCTCTCCTCCTTCAGGACGGTTCTCACCTGTGGAGTGAAGAGGTCGTCCTCTGATGGACGCCTGCTCCTCTGCAGACTGGCCGATGTGACCTCTGGTTTCTGCGACAGAGAGCGGAGGCAGGAGCTGCTGGGAGTCCGCTGGTCACCTGGTCCACCTCTCGTAGGTGTGGTGGTTGGGGTGGGAGCTGGGGTTTCACATGTCACGGTGGACGGGGTCGTGGCTCCTTGCAGCTCAGACTGGGACAGTGGCATCATCCCTTCGCTGTCTGACCACGCCCCCTGGCTTGTTGCAGAGGACCAGCCACATGAGTCGGAGAAGCCTCCCAGGTCCTGGTAGCTGACGGAGGAGCAGAAGCTCCCCGACAGCTCCAGGCGCTGGCTGGAGGCTCGCTTCACcgccttctccctcctcctcttcctcctcagagccttcaccttctcctccttgtTGAGCCCCAGCTTGTCCTCCCACCACGCCCGCCACGCGTCCTCGCCCTGCCAGGAGAGCGTGAGGCGCTGGCTGAGCTCGTCCTTCCAGGCCCCGGTGTCCACCGCGCTGGGCAGTGGCACAGGGGCCGGGGCGGCGAGGGACACGGAGTCGTGAAGCAGCAGCGAGCGCTTGGACATGCACGCTCTCAGGTCTCGCCTCAGGCTCTGCACACGCTCCTCCTCTGAAGGATCTCTCGCCTCGCCCTCCACGGGCAGGTGGAGGAGACGCTCAGTGCTGTTTGTGAAATGTAGCAGATGTGGGTGGGGCCTCTTTCCACCGCTCTTCTTCATCAGTTTCTGGAGCCAGATTTTCCACGTGGCGAGCAGGTCTTTGCTGAGCTTCACGTCAGCCGTCTGCTCAGGCGGAGCCACGGGAATCGAGCCGGTGGAGCTGCCGAGTGGTTCCTCCGCACCGCTGGGTTCTTTACCGGCTTCAGCTGCGTCCGGCCCTGCTCCGTTCAACTCGCCCACGGCACGCGGCTCGGGATCATCGTTAACAATCACGCTGAGCCCCAGCTGCCTCACCCATCGACTGGTCACTCCCGTCTGTGAATCCTCCGAGTCAGACAGCTGCTCCCTCTCCGGGGTTTCAGCCACGAACCCCGGCACAGCCTGGGTGGGTCCGATCATCTCCCCATCACTCGACGTGTCCGTCACAACAAGCTGTGAATCCTGTGAGAgatgttctgctgcttcttcctctcGAGGCAGCGTCTCTGCCGCCGGAGGTCGAGACGTCTCAGCGTCTGGACGATCCGGCTCGAGGATCTGGTAGAAGAGATCTCCGGCCTCTGTGAGctgaaccacacagacacactcctctGCTCCTTTCTTCTGGACACAAGTCAGacctgacaacacacaaaacaacatgatTCCCTCACACATTTAGGACTTTAACTGAAGGCCCACGCGGTGTCTTCTCGTCCTCACGCACCTGCAGCAGGCGAGGACAGTCTGTTGGTGGCGGTGTCCAGGCGGTGAGGAATctgcagggggaggagcttcagACTGTCTCTGGGTCTGTGCAGAGCCTGAGGAGGCCCTCGACTGACCGAGGCCTCGACTCGACCACCTGACCAAGCAGCCACATGCAGAACGTTAGAGCAGAACATGGAGTTCAACACAGAACAGAATGTATGGCGCTCataacgcccccccccccctgttgacTGACCTGAGTACTGCAGCATGGTGATTTCCTGGGAACTGTAGGAGCCCAGCACCACCTTGGTGGTTCTACCCCCGCCCACTACCGAactggaggaggcggagccagGGAGGACGTGACAGAACAACGGCGCGGACTCCATCATGTGATCCCACTTGAGCATGGGCACGCTGGGGAAGCGCTCGTCCACGATGTAGGCCGAGAACTGACGGGGGGGGCGGAACCAGTACACAAGTTTCAATGATGGACAAACTGATATGAGATCAGGTGTTGGGGGTGTTTGTGGAGCTCACTGAACTGAGGACTGATCGTTATTTATGCTCAAGTGAAATCTAGTTCATCTTATTTAGACACTTTAGGATCCATTAGAGTTTAAATCGAGCTCTGTGTCATATCCATGTGTTTGTCTAATGTGTAAATAGTTTATTTGATCCCTCGTGTACCTGAGTGGTGATGAGGTGGTGGAAGGAGTGGGCGTCTCCCAGATACCTGGACAGGATGAGTCTCTCTCCGGTCCGACACGCTGAGGTGCTGCTGATGCGAAACAGGGTGTGGCCTCTGGCGGGACTCAACtggaaggagggaagaggagagggaacaggttatgaaggaaagagggagtgaaaacaaggagggaagaggagatggaAGGAACCAGGAGGAAATAATCGTGGTCTTTACACTATTGCTGCATCATCCTACTTCAAACACCAGGTAAAGCCTCCACCGTGTGATCCACAGCCTCTGGTCTCACCCTGGTGTCTGTGAGCTCCACCCCCGTCCTGTCTGCGTACAGCATCACCCTGGGATGGGCGGAGAACTCGCACCATCGCCACGATGACTTGGCGTTGAAGTAGAGGTTGGTCTCCTCCTCCCGGACCTTCAGCATCCTGGTGGGACACAACGTCACGTGACTGTCTGTTGGACTTTGAGCAGATTAAACCTCAAACTGTCGGAACCGCCGTTTAAGAACTCTCTCACCCTTTGCCAGCAGCCCAGAGGTTCACTGCTCCGCTCTCACTCGCCACCAGGACTTCCCCTAAAACATGAGGACTGACCACACACAGCGGGGGGGGTTATTCTAGCGCCTGTGCCTCAAATGAAACGCTCCTCTCTGACGATCACTGACCTGGCGCTGACGCAGGTCGCGACCTCTGTGGTGTTGACGACCTCAAGCAGACGAGGATCGGTTCCTTCGCTGAACCTCCAAACGCCGCACAGGTGATCGGACCGCACGGCAACACAACCTGCAACCCACACACAGGATGACAACTCTGTGACGACAACACAAGTTCATCTTATTGTCTAAAGTAATGAATTAATTCTTACAGTTGTTGAAGAGCGAGGCGGAGCTGATCTGCCTGATCGGACCTTTCAGATGGAACCTGATCGGGTCGCCCACGCTGGGCGTCAGAACAGAGGAACCTCCTCTGtggtgctgcagctccacattGTGGAAGTCTGAGGTACTGCGTTAAGAACCAGACCCACTTTGCTTCCTGACATTAGAACATCAGAAGACTCACATCATCATGTCAATAACCTGCTTCAGTCTGATGTCAGGATACTGAGTTGGTTCTGGCCCTGGTGTCCTGGGTAGAGGAGGCAGCCGCGCTGGGAGCTGCTCCCCTCAGAGAAGGGGACGAAGGCCAGAGCGCCGCCCGTGGCCCCTTCGGAGAAGAACATACGCTCCCTCTGCTCCGTCAGCTCCTCGTGCAGCAGAGAACCCAGCAGCTCAGGAGGAACCGAATGCACCGCGTCCGACAGCAGAGCTCCGAGCCCGTTCAGCGAGCGGGAACGGTACGTCCGGTGACATCTGAGGAAAAGATGCAACatgacagaaaaatatatatatataaaaaaacatcaacatctgaTCTGATTCCAAATCCACTTTCACACTGATCAGGTTCACTCACACTTTAAAGTCCAGTGAACCGAGGATGTTCTTCACCATCCACATGTTCACAGAGTTCTGATCGCTCTGCAAAACAACGACCGCTCAGATTCTGACAACATGAAATATCAATGAGTGTCTCCAGCTCAGGTTCATTCAAAACCTTTATCGTTTAATAACATCAGTTTAACTGCCTCAAAGAAGTTAACAATCTGTCAGGTATAGATTTATAATTGCTTGTTAAATCAAGTCTATAAAAGGCTAACCTGAGACTcacctctgtctttctgttttgaAAGTTGAAGTTTTCACTCAGAATTTCCCCCATGCACCCGAAGGCGTCCTGAGAGTGATCCATGAAGAAGTTCTGCatctaaatacaaaacataatcAAActtcaacacacaacacatgagaAAGTATCAGGAAAAGATTTGAGGCAGCTGAATTCAGTCCGGTTCAATCGGTTCTGAACCACAGAGGATGAGCAGTTCATCTATTCAACTCACGTGTTCTCTGAAGTCCTGCGGATCTGGAGGCTTTGAATGCGACACGAACGCTGGAGAAATAAAATACTGTTACTATAAtcaatttaaacaaacaaacaataaagacAGATATAAAGATTAATGCTGCTTCACTGCTCCTGATCTCAAGTGGACCGGGGACAGTTTGAGGCCTGAGACTCAGGGACTCACTTCTTTTAGGGGGTAGGAGGGGAACCTGTACCGGCTCTGTGTGACGCCATGTTTCCCCTCTGACCTGATGTCCCGGTGTGAAGGTCCAGTTGGAGACGGGACCAGAGCCGCCCTGGAAGGACAACAGCATAACCAGAGAGTCTGTGACTTCATGGAACAGGTGACatgttaaaacagcaaaaaagtCTCAGAGCAACTCGAACGTGGGTTTGTTACATGACTCCTGTGATGGacgtgcgagtgtgtgtgtgtgtgtgtgtgtgtatcagtgtgtgcaCTTGTATATAAACACAGTAAATAGTAACATAATAACACGATCgtcttataataataaataacacaaatactGAATACATTAAATCCAAACAGGATAAATCCGTGCTCAGTAGTGTGTATTTATCTCCACGTGGTTACTGTGAATAGTTACACAGGATAAATCCAGTTGTTTATGTTCTGAGCAGCAACGAGCTTTGAGAAGTTTGATCGGATGAATTCAAACTGGTTTCTCTCCTCTGACACTTGATTGAATCCGGATCCTGGATCGGTTCGCCTGCTTGAATCTGACGCTCCCCGTCAGTGGGCGCCTCTCGGCGGACTCACCTCAGCTCTCACTCGGTCGTAGCATCCCCAGTTTCCAGCGCAGTGCTCCGGGAGACTGTCCGGAGGTCCGCTGTTGTAAAACGAGGGGAACAGCTGCTGGGGGAACCGCTGGTCCATGGTGCTGGTTAGTTAAAGTAACGAGCAGGTTAACTAGTGGTGCACGTGTCGCTGTCAGTGTCTGGAAACACGTCTGGACATGTTGTTCTGCGGctaggctaacgttagctccgCTGTTAGCTTGCACTAAGTAAACCGGGGGTTCTTCCTCCGATCATCGTGACACGGACTCGGAAGCTGCGACCACAGACGGAACACAGCCACTGACGCGCGGCGACtctcaacaacacacaagtgacgagaaaacaacacaaatccccAGTGAATCCACGAACACGTGC
This genomic window contains:
- the taf1c gene encoding TATA box-binding protein-associated factor, RNA polymerase I, subunit C isoform X2, which encodes MWMVKNILGSLDFKVCHRTYRSRSLNGLGALLSDAVHSVPPELLGSLLHEELTEQRERMFFSEGATGGALAFVPFSEGSSSQRGCLLYPGHQGQNQLNFHNVELQHHRGGSSVLTPSVGDPIRFHLKGPIRQISSASLFNNCCVAVRSDHLCGVWRFSEGTDPRLLEVVNTTEVATCVSASPHVLGEVLVASESGAVNLWAAGKGMLKVREEETNLYFNAKSSWRWCEFSAHPRVMLYADRTGVELTDTRLSPARGHTLFRISSTSACRTGERLILSRYLGDAHSFHHLITTQFSAYIVDERFPSVPMLKWDHMMESAPLFCHVLPGSASSSSVVGGGRTTKVVLGSYSSQEITMLQYSGGRVEASVSRGPPQALHRPRDSLKLLPLQIPHRLDTATNRLSSPAAGLTCVQKKGAEECVCVVQLTEAGDLFYQILEPDRPDAETSRPPAAETLPREEEAAEHLSQDSQLVVTDTSSDGEMIGPTQAVPGFVAETPEREQLSDSEDSQTGVTSRWVRQLGLSVIVNDDPEPRAVGELNGAGPDAAEAGKEPSGAEEPLGSSTGSIPVAPPEQTADVKLSKDLLATWKIWLQKLMKKSGGKRPHPHLLHFTNSTERLLHLPVEGEARDPSEEERVQSLRRDLRACMSKRSLLLHDSVSLAAPAPVPLPSAVDTGAWKDELSQRLTLSWQGEDAWRAWWEDKLGLNKEEKVKALRRKRRREKAVKRASSQRLELSGSFCSSVSYQDLGGFSDSCGWSSATSQGAWSDSEGMMPLSQSELQGATTPSTVTCETPAPTPTTTPTRGGPGDQRTPSSSCLRSLSQKPEVTSASLQRSRRPSEDDLFTPQVRTVLKEESGLPSPRRTPRADPSREDFHWSGFSQSLSQSSQARPGLSQSSQASQKKKKSRMGF
- the taf1c gene encoding TATA box-binding protein-associated factor, RNA polymerase I, subunit C isoform X1; translated protein: MDQRFPQQLFPSFYNSGPPDSLPEHCAGNWGCYDRVRAEGGSGPVSNWTFTPGHQVRGETWRHTEPVQVPLLPPKRTFVSHSKPPDPQDFREHMQNFFMDHSQDAFGCMGEILSENFNFQNRKTESDQNSVNMWMVKNILGSLDFKVCHRTYRSRSLNGLGALLSDAVHSVPPELLGSLLHEELTEQRERMFFSEGATGGALAFVPFSEGSSSQRGCLLYPGHQGQNQLNFHNVELQHHRGGSSVLTPSVGDPIRFHLKGPIRQISSASLFNNCCVAVRSDHLCGVWRFSEGTDPRLLEVVNTTEVATCVSASPHVLGEVLVASESGAVNLWAAGKGMLKVREEETNLYFNAKSSWRWCEFSAHPRVMLYADRTGVELTDTRLSPARGHTLFRISSTSACRTGERLILSRYLGDAHSFHHLITTQFSAYIVDERFPSVPMLKWDHMMESAPLFCHVLPGSASSSSVVGGGRTTKVVLGSYSSQEITMLQYSGGRVEASVSRGPPQALHRPRDSLKLLPLQIPHRLDTATNRLSSPAAGLTCVQKKGAEECVCVVQLTEAGDLFYQILEPDRPDAETSRPPAAETLPREEEAAEHLSQDSQLVVTDTSSDGEMIGPTQAVPGFVAETPEREQLSDSEDSQTGVTSRWVRQLGLSVIVNDDPEPRAVGELNGAGPDAAEAGKEPSGAEEPLGSSTGSIPVAPPEQTADVKLSKDLLATWKIWLQKLMKKSGGKRPHPHLLHFTNSTERLLHLPVEGEARDPSEEERVQSLRRDLRACMSKRSLLLHDSVSLAAPAPVPLPSAVDTGAWKDELSQRLTLSWQGEDAWRAWWEDKLGLNKEEKVKALRRKRRREKAVKRASSQRLELSGSFCSSVSYQDLGGFSDSCGWSSATSQGAWSDSEGMMPLSQSELQGATTPSTVTCETPAPTPTTTPTRGGPGDQRTPSSSCLRSLSQKPEVTSASLQRSRRPSEDDLFTPQVRTVLKEESGLPSPRRTPRADPSREDFHWSGFSQSLSQSSQARPGLSQSSQASQKKKKSRMGF